In Rutidosis leptorrhynchoides isolate AG116_Rl617_1_P2 chromosome 2, CSIRO_AGI_Rlap_v1, whole genome shotgun sequence, one genomic interval encodes:
- the LOC139888785 gene encoding uncharacterized protein: MYALIEGVLYRKSYLGPSLLCIGPNQAKDMFQEVHKGSCALHSGYRTIVAKVMRIGYYWPTIHSDAAKIVRTCQSCQQHAPVIRAPRHTMIPITVAWLFSKWAIDICRSYYCVLSDNGTQFEGKPFRSWCQELNIKQSFTLVAHPQANGETPFSLVYGTEAVIPFKLMVPMKRIRSFDESSSDEGLRANLDILEERREIATIREAINKQKISKYYDKRVKPMSFRIGD, from the exons ATGTACGCGTTGATTGAAGGTGTTTTATACAGGAAATCCTATTTAGGCCCGAGCCTGTTGTGCATTGGACCTAATCAAGCTAAAGATATGTTTCAAGAAGTTCACAAAGGCTCTTGTGCTTTACACTCTGGGTACAGAACAATCGTTGCGAAAGTGATGCGCATAGGGTATTACTGGCCCACCATTCACAGCGATGCAGCAAAAATTGTAAGGACGTGCCAATCGTGTCAACAACATGCACCCGTAATTCGAGCACCACGACATACTATGATACCAATAACGGTAGCATGGCTGTTCAGCAAATGGGCCATCGACATTTGTCGGTCCTATTACTGCGTGCTCAG TGACAATGGTACTCAGTTTGAAGGCAAGCCTTTTAGGAGCTGGTGTCAAGAGCTGAATATCAAGCAGTCTTTCACTTTAGTCGCTCACCCACAGGCCAATG GAGAAACACCGTTCAGCTTGGTTTATGGGACGGAAGCAGTAATCCCCTTCAAATTAATGGTTCCAATGAAGCGCATACGCAGCTTTGACGAGTCAAGTAGTGATGAAGGTTTGCGTGCTAACCTAGATATTCTAGAAGAGCGCAGAGAAATAGCTACCATACGAGAAGCCATTAACAAGCAGAAGATCTCTAAATACTACGATAAGCGTGTCAAGCCTATGTCGTTCAGGATTGGAGATTAG